In Candidatus Fermentibacter sp., the sequence CGACTCCCTCGGCAGGCTTATCGACTGGCAGATCGACCAGGGGATAGACGGTCTGGTGGCTTGCGGATGCACCGGTGAGGCCGCCACCCTCGGACATGACGAACACCTCGGGGTCGTGAGGTTCACCGTCGAGAGGGCCCGGGGCAGGGTGCCCGTCATGGGGGGCAGCGGCAGGAACGACACCAGTGCCACGACCGCGCTCTCGCGCGAGGTGGCCGCACTGGGTGTGGATGCCCTGCTGGTCATAACGCCCTACTACAACAAACCGACCCAGAGGGGCCTGACGGCCCACTTCGAGGCGGTGGCGGAAGCCGCGGGCATCCCCGTGGTCGCCTACAACGTTCCGGGCAGGACCGGCGTCTCCATCGCGCCTTCCACCGTGGCTGCGATGGCGGCGAATCCGCTCATAACCTGCATCAAGGACGCCGGCGGAGCCGCCGAGAGGGTGACCGCGATCAGGTCGCTGTGCGGGATCGGGATCCTCAGCGGAGACGACCACCTCGCGCTGGCCGAGATGGCCCTCGGAGCCGACGGGGTGATCTCAGTGGTCTCGAACGTCGCCCCGGCGGCTGTCGCGGAGATGATGAAGCTGGCTTCGGAGAACAGGTACGACGCCGCGAGGCGGATCAACGGCAGGCTCCATCCCCTGATGGAGGCGCTCTTCCTCGAATCGAACCCCATCCCGGTCAAGTGCGCCCTGTCGATGATGGGCATGATCGCTGACGAGCTCAGGCTTCCCCTGACTCCGATGCGCGACGACCTCAGGCCCGCCCTGTCGTCCGCCCTCCGGGCCGCCGGAGTGACGTGACGACGCTGATCCTCTTCGGCGGGGGCGGCCGCATGGGCAGAGCCGTGCGGGAGGCCGCCGGCCCCGGGTTCAGCATCGTGTCCGTGGTCGATCCTGGCGTTGGATCCGGCATGGATGCACCCGTGGAGGATGCCGACGTGATAATCGATTTCTCCAGGCCGGAGGCCTTCCTCTCCCTGGATGCGCTGCTCGCCGGATCCAGGGCCGCACTCGTCTCCGGGACCACAGGCCTGGGCGGCCGGGAGCGGATGCTGCTCGAGCGCTGGTCGCGCGACCGTGCCGTATTCCATTCCCCCAACATGAGCTACGGCGTCTATCTGCTGTCCCGGCTGGTGTTCGAGGCGGCCCGCATCTCCGGCGACAGGTACGACTTCGAGCTGGTCGAGTACCACCACAGGGGCAAGCAGGACAGCCCGAGCGGCACAGCCCTCAGGCTCCTGGAAGCCTGGAAGGCCGGCACCGG encodes:
- the dapA gene encoding 4-hydroxy-tetrahydrodipicolinate synthase → MRFTGAWTALVTPFRGGAVDYDSLGRLIDWQIDQGIDGLVACGCTGEAATLGHDEHLGVVRFTVERARGRVPVMGGSGRNDTSATTALSREVAALGVDALLVITPYYNKPTQRGLTAHFEAVAEAAGIPVVAYNVPGRTGVSIAPSTVAAMAANPLITCIKDAGGAAERVTAIRSLCGIGILSGDDHLALAEMALGADGVISVVSNVAPAAVAEMMKLASENRYDAARRINGRLHPLMEALFLESNPIPVKCALSMMGMIADELRLPLTPMRDDLRPALSSALRAAGVT
- the dapB gene encoding 4-hydroxy-tetrahydrodipicolinate reductase — protein: MTTLILFGGGGRMGRAVREAAGPGFSIVSVVDPGVGSGMDAPVEDADVIIDFSRPEAFLSLDALLAGSRAALVSGTTGLGGRERMLLERWSRDRAVFHSPNMSYGVYLLSRLVFEAARISGDRYDFELVEYHHRGKQDSPSGTALRLLEAWKAGTGRDLRLTSGRSGTSSQRDPDEAGVFSVRGGDVAGDHEVNLLGDGDRLVLAHRSSGRRTFALGALMAAEAIVGKPAGLYGMDDLAEWRGGCI